From one Nematostella vectensis chromosome 7, jaNemVect1.1, whole genome shotgun sequence genomic stretch:
- the LOC125568319 gene encoding high mobility group protein B3-like, which produces MITGPIFLRNSLIRQRYPPAKLMYKQIQYFSSEIPPKPKPPPGIFTLYYFEKAEQYLQNHSGVKPSEIIQRLGDEWKTASLQERDFYRKKYLSLLELYKSELQDYENNLEDDERIHLTLQEEMRPEEANASMDLSKRLEFPQRPITAFGYFVKAAKEQFPKQSSQSLASWIEQLTEKWHSMNDEEKQPFREASQRAYQKFEENKEEWKSVFSLDEVGGFVRK; this is translated from the coding sequence ATGATTACTGGACCTATTTTTCTTCGTAATTCCTTGATTCGACAGAGATATCCTCCGGCTAAGCTGATGTACAAGCAAATCCAGTATTTTAGTAGCGAAATCCCGCCAAAACCGAAACCACCTCCAGGAATTTTTACATTGTACTATTTTGAAAAGGCAGAACAGTACCTACAAAATCACTCTGGTGTGAAGCCTAGTGAAATCATACAACGTCTCGGAGATGAATGGAAAACTGCTAGCCTTCAAGAGAGAGATTTTTACCGGAAAAAATATCTCAGTCTTCTAGAACTGTACAAATCTGAGCTTCAAGATTATGAGAACAATCTAGAAGACGATGAGAGGATTCACCTAACTCTCCAGGAAGAAATGCGGCCAGAAGAAGCTAACGCCTCGATGGACCTCTCAAAACGGCTTGAATTTCCTCAGAGACCTATCACAGCCTTTGGGTATTTCGTGAAAGCGGCGAAAGAGCAATTCCCGAAGCAATCAAGCCAGTCATTGGCATCTTGGATCGAGCAGTTGACAGAAAAGTGGCACTCAATGAATGACGAAGAAAAACAGCCCTTCAGAGAGGCGAGCCAACGAGCTTATCAGAAGTTTGAAGAGAACAAAGAAGAATGGAAAAGTGTCTTCAGTTTGGATGAAGTTGGAGGATTTGTGCGTAAATGA
- the LOC125568317 gene encoding uncharacterized protein LOC125568317: MASGANENKVVTILCEEIQADDSIIQKFLLEKVDDKTVTLLSHEDLKTLGIDCLGDRLLIINHFKNSVREEKLERVRSLLDASKKRKQKSTNNASTRKNAPTLTYYFGWKHWNESRKEYIQKKTNNGGGSRECKLPRNASKEECMSKAKELFFPEGESPEGRQELMTFKLTGIEKEIDDDFKYEDYKRDTGLSRPRLFLCSRRRISCGKANNLEDSDSDSDLLKSVFDSGYADSEAGPSFEFDKAALADILGTSREDNQSELIGTSEERKAIFKEQLEQLEESSRIDKEKDRLRLEEEQELTKQEEIRQKRRQRVLDEPAPGDQSVEVRIRHPRMGVLKRRFHVRSSVQAVYDWAGSVSATPLYFQLCKYPNTVIYPSDEISQACNEILNVVSRGQPVPLSVEEDSVTINDGRKLYIDIDMDDTIPDALHIGLSDTPPQMLLEDDEPMTEEEAIALTHYNVLNKKRQEELTKYFKTNIVEIDKDHIVEEILKLYKDTSLLQNYLEIECGLTATGDGVLREMLTSFWEKFLMRNGEGSREIPLPLGPSIARETYEILGRIYHHGFMLTGSFSVTIPRASIHYALFDCVKDECLEESFLNTLPAKQRETLSAALSSKSAASFPDKIVCDILEDYGNMRWPSQENICSIVKDVAVHELVAKPAMALQQFRSGMGEFWKDVPPQEIDAVYKLSQPTSRRVKAALRGNPLTKKEESVLRWLKLFIDECGDKMLRRFLFFCTASDSLAPDKTIQVRFESMPSAAIRPKAQTCFRILILPTNFCGYAAFQANMDIYLTYRDAWEMKDY, encoded by the exons ATGGCAAGCGGCGCGAACGAAAATAAG GTTGTAACAATTCTTTGCGAAGAAATTCAAGCTGACGATTCTATAATTCAAAAATTTCTGTTGGAAAAG gTTGATGACAAAACTGTTACATTGCTAAGCCACGAGGATCTTAAGACTTTAGGTATTGACTGTCTTGGGGACAGATTATTAATCATTAACCATTTCAAAAACTCTGTTCGTGAAGAAAAATTGGAACGTGTGCGGTCCCTCTTAGATGCAAGCAAAAAAAGGAAGCAGAAAAGTACTAATAACGCCTCAACGAGAAAGAATGCTCCCACTCTGACGTACTACTTTGGGTGGAAGCACTGGAATGAGTCTAGAAAGGAGTATATCcagaaaaagacaaataatGGTGGGGGATCCAGAGAGTGCAAATTACCAAGGAATGCTTCCAAAGAAGAATGTATGTCGAAAGCGAAAGAGTTGTTCTTTCCTGAGGGTGAGAGTCCGGAAGGTCGTCAAGAGCTTATGACTTTTAAGCTCACAGGAATTGAGAAGGAAATTGATGATGATTTCAAGTACGAAGACTACAAGAGAGACACGGGTCTTTCAAGGCCAAGGCTGTTCTTGTGCAGTCGTCGACGTATCAG CTGCGGCAAAGCAAACAACCTAGaagacagtgacagtgacagtgatctTCTTAAATCAGTATTTGATAGTGGCTATGCAGACTCTGAAGCAGGACCTTCTTTTGAATTTGACAAGGCAGCTCTCGCGGACATACTAGGGACAAGTAGAGAAGACAACCAAAGTGAATTGATCGGCACATCTGAGGAGAGAAAAGCCATTTTCAAGGAACAGCTAGAACAGTTAGAGGAATCAAGCAGAATAGACAAGGAAAAAGATCGTCTGCGTCTAGAAGAAGAGCAGGAACTAACCAAGCAAGAAGAAATACGCCAAAAAAGAAGACAGCGAGTGCTTGATGAACCCGCCCCTGGGGATCAGTCGGTAGAGGTACGTATACGACATCCTCGCATGGGAGTCTTAAAGAGAAGGTTTCACGTAAGATCAAGTGTACAAGCCGTCTATGATTGGGCAGGGTCGGTTAGTGCAACGCCTTTGTACTTTCAGCTATGCAAGTATCCAAACACTGTTATTTATCCTTCCGATGAAATATCACAAGCATGCAATGAAATCCTTAATGTGGTTTCAAGAGGACAGCCCGTGCCTCTTTCGGTCGAAGAGGATTCTGTGACCATCAATGACGGGCGAAAGCTCTACATCGATATCGATATGGATGACACAATACCAGATGCTCTTCATATCGGGCTATCTGATACACCACCACAAATGCTGTTGGAAGACGACGAACCAATGACGGAAGAAGAAGCCATTGCCCTTACCCATTACAACGtcttaaacaaaaaaagacaagaagAATTGACCAAGTActtcaaaacaaatattgtGGAAATAGATAAAGATCACATTGTTGAAGAGATTCTGAAACTATACAAAGACACGTCGCTACTGCAAAACTACTTAGAAATTGAATGTGGACTGACTGCCACAGGCGATGGAGTGCTCAGAGAAATGCTCACGAGTTTTTGGGAGAAATTCCTGATGCGAAATGGCGAAGGAAGTAGAGAAATACCCCTTCCACTTGGCCCAAGCATTGCACGCGAAACGTATGAAATACTTGGAAGAATTTATCATCATGGATTTATGCTAACGGGAAGCTTTTCTGTTACAATTCCCAGGGCGTCTATCCATTACGCCCTGTTTGATTGCGTTAAGGATGAATGCCTTGAAGAGTCGTTCCTGAACACTCTCCCTGCCAAGCAACGCGAAACACTTTCCGCTGCTCTTTCCAGCAAATCAGCTGCATCATTCCCTGATAAAATTGTGTGCGATATTCTTGAAGATTATGGCAACATGAGATGGCCGTCCCAAGAGAACATATGTTCTATTGTCAAGGATGTTGCCGTACATGAGTTGGTTGCTAAGCCTGCAATGGCTTTGCAGCAGTTTCGAAGTGGAATGGGAGAGTTTTGGAAGGATGTGCCACCGCAGGAAATTGATGCAGTGTACAAGCTGTCTCAGCCAACCTCACGTAGAGTCAAGGCAGCCCTTAGAGGTAATCCTCTAACCAAGAAGGAAGAGTCTGTACTGAGATGGCTGAAGTTGTTCATTGATGAGTGTGGCGATAAGATGCTacggaggtttctgtttttttgCACGGCATCAGATAGCCTAGCGCCCGATAAAACTATTCAAGTTCGCTTCGAGTCAATGCCAAGTGCAGCAATCAGACCGAAGGCGCAGACATGTTTCCGAATCCTGATCCTGCCAACCAATTTCTGTGGCTATGCAGCATTTCAGGCCAACATGGACATATACCTGACTTACAGAGACGCATGGGAAATGAAAGACTATTAA
- the LOC5518923 gene encoding transcription factor A, mitochondrial, translated as MLFWRARRLQLPFFKASSVIFSATMSFLSLSSLSIRQLSTQISRTSVLFPDKLARCISTSSALDAAPKKHKRPTPAFFRFRQDYADKVKEENPHLKDAEIRKHLSDQWANLEPSVKECYRKEYQQDMEEFRAPYKKLPRKPPRHFSLFMRENFAKIKAENQGMSNPDIMRELGAKWRNLPFSEREEIRRKSEDAQKTYEAEIVEFEDQLSEGEKEFLNVQAKDKMKELKQRKMKLLNFPKKPGTAFIYFLTMERESFPRREGEGITQWTQRMAETWRDMSDDEKEMYRMANRRAVEKYNEEVTEWKEKHEKD; from the coding sequence ATGTTGTTTTGGCGGGCTCGACGTTTACAACTTCCATTCTTCAAAGCTTCGTCGGTTATTTTTAGCGCTACAATGAGTTTCCTTAGTCTTTCTAGTTTGTCCATACGTCAATTAAGCACACAGATATCTAGAACCTCTGTTTTATTTCCGGATAAACTTGCTCGCTGCATTTCAACATCTAGTGCTCTGGATGCGGCGCCAAAGAAACACAAACGACCCACTCCGGCGTTCTTTCGCTTTCGCCAAGACTACGCTGATAAAGTGAAGGAAGAAAACCCTCATTTGAAAGATGCCGAGATCAGGAAACACTTGTCCGACCAATGGGCTAATCTAGAGCCAAGTGTAAAGGAATGTTATCGAAAAGAATACCAACAAGACATGGAAGAGTTTAGAGCCCCTTACAAGAAACTGCCGCGCAAACCCCCGCGACATTTCAGTCTCTTCATGAGAGAAAACTTCGCAAAAATAAAAGCTGAAAACCAGGGGATGTCCAACCCTGATATAATGCGAGAGCTAGGGGCTAAATGGAGGAACCTGCCTTTTTCAGAGAGAGAAGAAATTCGCCGAAAATCCGAGGATGCTCAGAAAACTTATGAAGCTGAAATAGTTGAGTTTGAAGATCAACTGAGTGAAGGAGAGAAAGAGTTTCTTAACGTGCAAGCCAAGGATAAGATGAAAGAGCTTAAGCAGAGGAAGATGAAGCTGTTGAACTTTCCCAAAAAGCCAGGCACtgcattcatttattttctaaCAATGGAGCGAGAAAGCTTCCCCAggagggagggagaggggATTACTCAGTGGACCCAGCGAATGGCCGAAACGTGGAGGGATATGAGTGATGACGAGAAAGAGATGTACCGCATGGCTAACAGGCGAGCAGTGGAGAAATACAACGAGGAGGTTACGGAGTGGAAAGAGAAGCATGAGAAAGACTAG
- the LOC116609194 gene encoding uncharacterized protein LOC116609194 isoform X2, translating to MSAYPNAKTYLRSCTKNNAIWNPSFNNIIYLSIQNELFGSGNCIGYRQMHQRLRNDYHLQINRETVRIALRTLDPEGTERRKSHRLLRRTYRSQGPNYCWHIDGYDKLKPFGFCIHGCIDGYSRRIMWLRVASSNNDPAIVADYFAGCIRMIKGVPRRIRADNGTENVNIEVMQVFLHFGLNDEVAVSNFQYGTSVENQRIEARWSQLRKSSSDFWITYFKDLRDRGLFDDNDLVQCSSLKFCYQGLIQDELDKVVKHWNTHRIRPYHNQETPPGRPDVLYNLPSLQGTQDYKSCIDLDDATFIAEKLCKKLNAFGCTEELSDMFKMLMEEHNLQMPNDVVEAEDLYVNLIHLTEASL from the exons ATGTCTGCGTATCCAAATGCTAAAACCTACCTGAGATCATGTACAAAGAACAATGCAATATGGAATCCTTCGTTTAAtaacattatatatttatctATACAGAATGAGCTATTCGGAAGTGGAAACTGCATTGGTTACAGACAAATGCACCAGAGACTGCGAAATGATTACCATCTACAAATTAATAG AGAAACTGTACGGATTGCGTTGAGAACGCTTGACCCAGAAGGTACAGAACGCAGGAAATCTCACAGACTGTTAAGACGGACCTACCGCTCGCAA ggTCCGAACTACTGTTGGCATATAGATGGGTACGATAAGCTGAAGCCGTTTGGATTTTGCATCCATGGTTGCATTGACGG GTACTCCAGACGAATTATGTGGCTGAGGGTGGCATCATCTAACAACGACCCCGCTATAGTGGCCGACTACTTCGCTGGTTGCATTAGAATGATTAAAG GAGTGCCGAGGCGCATTAGAGCTGATAATGGAACAGAAAATGTTAACATTGAGGTGATGCAAGTATTCCTTCATTTTGGTCTGAATGACGAAGTAGCAGTTAGCAATTTTCAGTACGGAACATCGGTTGAAAATCAG CGGATCGAAGCAAGGTGGTCTCAGTTAAGAAAAAGTAGTTCAGATTTCTGGATAACCTATTTCAAGGACTTGAGGGATAGGGGCCTTTTTGATGATAACGACTTGGTGCAGTG CTCTAGCCTCAAGTTCTGTTACCAGGGTTTAATTCAAGATGAGTTAGACAAAGTTGTAAAGCATTGGAACACTCACAGAATAAGACCTTATCACAATCAGGAAACCCCACCCGGAAGGCCGGATGTATTGTACAATCTTCCATCACTCCAAG GTACACAAGATTACAAAAGTTGCATTGACTTGGATGATGCCACTTTTATAGCAGAAAAGTTGTGCAAGAAGCTAAACGCATTTGGGTGCACAGAGGAATTATCTGATATGTTCAAGATGCTCATGGAAGAGCACAATTTACAAATGCCGAATGATGTCGTGGAAGCTGAAGATTTGTATGTTAATCTTATACATTTAACGGAAGCTTCGTTATAA
- the LOC116609194 gene encoding uncharacterized protein LOC116609194 isoform X3 — protein MIENELFGSGNCIGYRQMHQRLRNDYHLQINSFRETVRIALRTLDPEGTERRKSHRLLRRTYRSQGPNYCWHIDGYDKLKPFGFCIHGCIDGYSRRIMWLRVASSNNDPAIVADYFAGCIRMIKGVPRRIRADNGTENVNIEVMQVFLHFGLNDEVAVSNFQYGTSVENQRIEARWSQLRKSSSDFWITYFKDLRDRGLFDDNDLVQCSSLKFCYQGLIQDELDKVVKHWNTHRIRPYHNQETPPGRPDVLYNLPSLQGTQDYKSCIDLDDATFIAEKLCKKLNAFGCTEELSDMFKMLMEEHNLQMPNDVVEAEDLYVNLIHLTEASL, from the exons ATGATAGAG AATGAGCTATTCGGAAGTGGAAACTGCATTGGTTACAGACAAATGCACCAGAGACTGCGAAATGATTACCATCTACAAATTAATAG TTTCAGAGAAACTGTACGGATTGCGTTGAGAACGCTTGACCCAGAAGGTACAGAACGCAGGAAATCTCACAGACTGTTAAGACGGACCTACCGCTCGCAA ggTCCGAACTACTGTTGGCATATAGATGGGTACGATAAGCTGAAGCCGTTTGGATTTTGCATCCATGGTTGCATTGACGG GTACTCCAGACGAATTATGTGGCTGAGGGTGGCATCATCTAACAACGACCCCGCTATAGTGGCCGACTACTTCGCTGGTTGCATTAGAATGATTAAAG GAGTGCCGAGGCGCATTAGAGCTGATAATGGAACAGAAAATGTTAACATTGAGGTGATGCAAGTATTCCTTCATTTTGGTCTGAATGACGAAGTAGCAGTTAGCAATTTTCAGTACGGAACATCGGTTGAAAATCAG CGGATCGAAGCAAGGTGGTCTCAGTTAAGAAAAAGTAGTTCAGATTTCTGGATAACCTATTTCAAGGACTTGAGGGATAGGGGCCTTTTTGATGATAACGACTTGGTGCAGTG CTCTAGCCTCAAGTTCTGTTACCAGGGTTTAATTCAAGATGAGTTAGACAAAGTTGTAAAGCATTGGAACACTCACAGAATAAGACCTTATCACAATCAGGAAACCCCACCCGGAAGGCCGGATGTATTGTACAATCTTCCATCACTCCAAG GTACACAAGATTACAAAAGTTGCATTGACTTGGATGATGCCACTTTTATAGCAGAAAAGTTGTGCAAGAAGCTAAACGCATTTGGGTGCACAGAGGAATTATCTGATATGTTCAAGATGCTCATGGAAGAGCACAATTTACAAATGCCGAATGATGTCGTGGAAGCTGAAGATTTGTATGTTAATCTTATACATTTAACGGAAGCTTCGTTATAA
- the LOC116609194 gene encoding uncharacterized protein LOC116609194 isoform X4 has product MIENELFGSGNCIGYRQMHQRLRNDYHLQINRETVRIALRTLDPEGTERRKSHRLLRRTYRSQGPNYCWHIDGYDKLKPFGFCIHGCIDGYSRRIMWLRVASSNNDPAIVADYFAGCIRMIKGVPRRIRADNGTENVNIEVMQVFLHFGLNDEVAVSNFQYGTSVENQRIEARWSQLRKSSSDFWITYFKDLRDRGLFDDNDLVQCSSLKFCYQGLIQDELDKVVKHWNTHRIRPYHNQETPPGRPDVLYNLPSLQGTQDYKSCIDLDDATFIAEKLCKKLNAFGCTEELSDMFKMLMEEHNLQMPNDVVEAEDLYVNLIHLTEASL; this is encoded by the exons ATGATAGAG AATGAGCTATTCGGAAGTGGAAACTGCATTGGTTACAGACAAATGCACCAGAGACTGCGAAATGATTACCATCTACAAATTAATAG AGAAACTGTACGGATTGCGTTGAGAACGCTTGACCCAGAAGGTACAGAACGCAGGAAATCTCACAGACTGTTAAGACGGACCTACCGCTCGCAA ggTCCGAACTACTGTTGGCATATAGATGGGTACGATAAGCTGAAGCCGTTTGGATTTTGCATCCATGGTTGCATTGACGG GTACTCCAGACGAATTATGTGGCTGAGGGTGGCATCATCTAACAACGACCCCGCTATAGTGGCCGACTACTTCGCTGGTTGCATTAGAATGATTAAAG GAGTGCCGAGGCGCATTAGAGCTGATAATGGAACAGAAAATGTTAACATTGAGGTGATGCAAGTATTCCTTCATTTTGGTCTGAATGACGAAGTAGCAGTTAGCAATTTTCAGTACGGAACATCGGTTGAAAATCAG CGGATCGAAGCAAGGTGGTCTCAGTTAAGAAAAAGTAGTTCAGATTTCTGGATAACCTATTTCAAGGACTTGAGGGATAGGGGCCTTTTTGATGATAACGACTTGGTGCAGTG CTCTAGCCTCAAGTTCTGTTACCAGGGTTTAATTCAAGATGAGTTAGACAAAGTTGTAAAGCATTGGAACACTCACAGAATAAGACCTTATCACAATCAGGAAACCCCACCCGGAAGGCCGGATGTATTGTACAATCTTCCATCACTCCAAG GTACACAAGATTACAAAAGTTGCATTGACTTGGATGATGCCACTTTTATAGCAGAAAAGTTGTGCAAGAAGCTAAACGCATTTGGGTGCACAGAGGAATTATCTGATATGTTCAAGATGCTCATGGAAGAGCACAATTTACAAATGCCGAATGATGTCGTGGAAGCTGAAGATTTGTATGTTAATCTTATACATTTAACGGAAGCTTCGTTATAA
- the LOC116609194 gene encoding uncharacterized protein LOC116609194 isoform X5 has product MHQRLRNDYHLQINSFRETVRIALRTLDPEGTERRKSHRLLRRTYRSQGPNYCWHIDGYDKLKPFGFCIHGCIDGYSRRIMWLRVASSNNDPAIVADYFAGCIRMIKGVPRRIRADNGTENVNIEVMQVFLHFGLNDEVAVSNFQYGTSVENQRIEARWSQLRKSSSDFWITYFKDLRDRGLFDDNDLVQCSSLKFCYQGLIQDELDKVVKHWNTHRIRPYHNQETPPGRPDVLYNLPSLQGTQDYKSCIDLDDATFIAEKLCKKLNAFGCTEELSDMFKMLMEEHNLQMPNDVVEAEDLYVNLIHLTEASL; this is encoded by the exons ATGCACCAGAGACTGCGAAATGATTACCATCTACAAATTAATAG TTTCAGAGAAACTGTACGGATTGCGTTGAGAACGCTTGACCCAGAAGGTACAGAACGCAGGAAATCTCACAGACTGTTAAGACGGACCTACCGCTCGCAA ggTCCGAACTACTGTTGGCATATAGATGGGTACGATAAGCTGAAGCCGTTTGGATTTTGCATCCATGGTTGCATTGACGG GTACTCCAGACGAATTATGTGGCTGAGGGTGGCATCATCTAACAACGACCCCGCTATAGTGGCCGACTACTTCGCTGGTTGCATTAGAATGATTAAAG GAGTGCCGAGGCGCATTAGAGCTGATAATGGAACAGAAAATGTTAACATTGAGGTGATGCAAGTATTCCTTCATTTTGGTCTGAATGACGAAGTAGCAGTTAGCAATTTTCAGTACGGAACATCGGTTGAAAATCAG CGGATCGAAGCAAGGTGGTCTCAGTTAAGAAAAAGTAGTTCAGATTTCTGGATAACCTATTTCAAGGACTTGAGGGATAGGGGCCTTTTTGATGATAACGACTTGGTGCAGTG CTCTAGCCTCAAGTTCTGTTACCAGGGTTTAATTCAAGATGAGTTAGACAAAGTTGTAAAGCATTGGAACACTCACAGAATAAGACCTTATCACAATCAGGAAACCCCACCCGGAAGGCCGGATGTATTGTACAATCTTCCATCACTCCAAG GTACACAAGATTACAAAAGTTGCATTGACTTGGATGATGCCACTTTTATAGCAGAAAAGTTGTGCAAGAAGCTAAACGCATTTGGGTGCACAGAGGAATTATCTGATATGTTCAAGATGCTCATGGAAGAGCACAATTTACAAATGCCGAATGATGTCGTGGAAGCTGAAGATTTGTATGTTAATCTTATACATTTAACGGAAGCTTCGTTATAA
- the LOC116609194 gene encoding uncharacterized protein LOC116609194 isoform X1, whose translation MSAYPNAKTYLRSCTKNNAIWNPSFNNIIYLSIQNELFGSGNCIGYRQMHQRLRNDYHLQINSFRETVRIALRTLDPEGTERRKSHRLLRRTYRSQGPNYCWHIDGYDKLKPFGFCIHGCIDGYSRRIMWLRVASSNNDPAIVADYFAGCIRMIKGVPRRIRADNGTENVNIEVMQVFLHFGLNDEVAVSNFQYGTSVENQRIEARWSQLRKSSSDFWITYFKDLRDRGLFDDNDLVQCSSLKFCYQGLIQDELDKVVKHWNTHRIRPYHNQETPPGRPDVLYNLPSLQGTQDYKSCIDLDDATFIAEKLCKKLNAFGCTEELSDMFKMLMEEHNLQMPNDVVEAEDLYVNLIHLTEASL comes from the exons ATGTCTGCGTATCCAAATGCTAAAACCTACCTGAGATCATGTACAAAGAACAATGCAATATGGAATCCTTCGTTTAAtaacattatatatttatctATACAGAATGAGCTATTCGGAAGTGGAAACTGCATTGGTTACAGACAAATGCACCAGAGACTGCGAAATGATTACCATCTACAAATTAATAG TTTCAGAGAAACTGTACGGATTGCGTTGAGAACGCTTGACCCAGAAGGTACAGAACGCAGGAAATCTCACAGACTGTTAAGACGGACCTACCGCTCGCAA ggTCCGAACTACTGTTGGCATATAGATGGGTACGATAAGCTGAAGCCGTTTGGATTTTGCATCCATGGTTGCATTGACGG GTACTCCAGACGAATTATGTGGCTGAGGGTGGCATCATCTAACAACGACCCCGCTATAGTGGCCGACTACTTCGCTGGTTGCATTAGAATGATTAAAG GAGTGCCGAGGCGCATTAGAGCTGATAATGGAACAGAAAATGTTAACATTGAGGTGATGCAAGTATTCCTTCATTTTGGTCTGAATGACGAAGTAGCAGTTAGCAATTTTCAGTACGGAACATCGGTTGAAAATCAG CGGATCGAAGCAAGGTGGTCTCAGTTAAGAAAAAGTAGTTCAGATTTCTGGATAACCTATTTCAAGGACTTGAGGGATAGGGGCCTTTTTGATGATAACGACTTGGTGCAGTG CTCTAGCCTCAAGTTCTGTTACCAGGGTTTAATTCAAGATGAGTTAGACAAAGTTGTAAAGCATTGGAACACTCACAGAATAAGACCTTATCACAATCAGGAAACCCCACCCGGAAGGCCGGATGTATTGTACAATCTTCCATCACTCCAAG GTACACAAGATTACAAAAGTTGCATTGACTTGGATGATGCCACTTTTATAGCAGAAAAGTTGTGCAAGAAGCTAAACGCATTTGGGTGCACAGAGGAATTATCTGATATGTTCAAGATGCTCATGGAAGAGCACAATTTACAAATGCCGAATGATGTCGTGGAAGCTGAAGATTTGTATGTTAATCTTATACATTTAACGGAAGCTTCGTTATAA
- the LOC116609194 gene encoding uncharacterized protein LOC116609194 isoform X6 — translation MHQRLRNDYHLQINRETVRIALRTLDPEGTERRKSHRLLRRTYRSQGPNYCWHIDGYDKLKPFGFCIHGCIDGYSRRIMWLRVASSNNDPAIVADYFAGCIRMIKGVPRRIRADNGTENVNIEVMQVFLHFGLNDEVAVSNFQYGTSVENQRIEARWSQLRKSSSDFWITYFKDLRDRGLFDDNDLVQCSSLKFCYQGLIQDELDKVVKHWNTHRIRPYHNQETPPGRPDVLYNLPSLQGTQDYKSCIDLDDATFIAEKLCKKLNAFGCTEELSDMFKMLMEEHNLQMPNDVVEAEDLYVNLIHLTEASL, via the exons ATGCACCAGAGACTGCGAAATGATTACCATCTACAAATTAATAG AGAAACTGTACGGATTGCGTTGAGAACGCTTGACCCAGAAGGTACAGAACGCAGGAAATCTCACAGACTGTTAAGACGGACCTACCGCTCGCAA ggTCCGAACTACTGTTGGCATATAGATGGGTACGATAAGCTGAAGCCGTTTGGATTTTGCATCCATGGTTGCATTGACGG GTACTCCAGACGAATTATGTGGCTGAGGGTGGCATCATCTAACAACGACCCCGCTATAGTGGCCGACTACTTCGCTGGTTGCATTAGAATGATTAAAG GAGTGCCGAGGCGCATTAGAGCTGATAATGGAACAGAAAATGTTAACATTGAGGTGATGCAAGTATTCCTTCATTTTGGTCTGAATGACGAAGTAGCAGTTAGCAATTTTCAGTACGGAACATCGGTTGAAAATCAG CGGATCGAAGCAAGGTGGTCTCAGTTAAGAAAAAGTAGTTCAGATTTCTGGATAACCTATTTCAAGGACTTGAGGGATAGGGGCCTTTTTGATGATAACGACTTGGTGCAGTG CTCTAGCCTCAAGTTCTGTTACCAGGGTTTAATTCAAGATGAGTTAGACAAAGTTGTAAAGCATTGGAACACTCACAGAATAAGACCTTATCACAATCAGGAAACCCCACCCGGAAGGCCGGATGTATTGTACAATCTTCCATCACTCCAAG GTACACAAGATTACAAAAGTTGCATTGACTTGGATGATGCCACTTTTATAGCAGAAAAGTTGTGCAAGAAGCTAAACGCATTTGGGTGCACAGAGGAATTATCTGATATGTTCAAGATGCTCATGGAAGAGCACAATTTACAAATGCCGAATGATGTCGTGGAAGCTGAAGATTTGTATGTTAATCTTATACATTTAACGGAAGCTTCGTTATAA